Proteins encoded together in one Psilocybe cubensis strain MGC-MH-2018 chromosome 8, whole genome shotgun sequence window:
- a CDS encoding mRNA splicing protein smd1, whose translation MKLVRFLMKLNNETVTIELKNGSVVHGTITGVDMQMNTYLKTVKMTTRNRDPVSLDSLSIRGNNIRYFILPDALPLDTLLVDDAPKPKGRKKEDIRGRGRGRGGDRGRGRGGGGRGGRGRGRGF comes from the exons ATGAAGCTCGTCAG ATTTTTGATGAAGCTGAACAATGAAACAGTGACGATAGAACTGAAAAATGGATCTGTTGTTCATGGAACAATCACTG GTGTTGATATGCAGATGAACACGTATCTCAAGACGGTGAAAATGACGACGCGTAATCGCGATCCCGTTTCTCTGGACTCACTATCCATTCGTGGAAACAACATCCGCTACTTCATCCTTCCTGATGCCCTGCCTCTTGATACTCTGCTGGTCGATGATGCTCCCAAACCCAAGGGACGAAAAAAGGAGGATATCAGAGGCCGTGGAAGAGGCCGCGGTGGAGATCGTGGGCGTGgacgtggtggtggtggcagaGGTGGACGCGGCCGAGGACGAGGATTCTGA
- a CDS encoding Eukaryotic translation initiation factor 2 subunit alpha: protein MRYYEQRYPEVDELVMVQVRQIAEMGAYVKLLEYDNTEGMILLSELSRRRIRSVQKLIRVGRNEVVVVLRVDKEKGYIDLSKRRVNAEDIVKCEERYLKSKTVASILRHVASKIPSLYGSSSDAASPTADAPPPTPASAEKEKESKRSARKARQAAQEEDGGVAPAEHDAGGPGGNEDEKLEQLYDQVAWPLGKIYGHPYDAFKLALTEPNTVFAHLSPPLSPSTLQILLATIARRLTPQPIKLRADIELTCYTPAGIDAIKRALRKGEKQSTDAVPIKAKLVAPPLYVLSTNATDKYAAVERLERAIESIQGSIEAQGGSLIVKMKPKAVSETEEHDLAQLMAKAGQENAEVSGDEDDEE from the exons ATGCGGTACTACGAACAAAGGTACCCCGAGGTCGACGAGCTCGTCATGGTCCAGGTCCGCCAGATTGCGGAGATGGGCGCCTACGTCAAGCTG CTCGAATACGACAACACAGAGGGAATGATTCTCCTCTCTGAGCTTTCCCGTCGTCGCATCCGTTCCGTGCAGAAACTCATCCGTGTAGGCAGAAAcgaagtcgtcgtcgttctCCGTGTTGATAAAGAAAAGG GATACATTGATCTCTCCAAACGCCGTGTCAACGCAGAAGACATCGTCAAGTGCGAAGAGCGCTACCTCAAATCCAAAACCGTCGCCTCCATCCTGCGCCACGTCGCATCCAAGATCCCATCTCTCTACGGCTCCTCCTCCGACGCTGCTTCCCCCACCGCCGACGCCCCGCCTCCCACCCCGGCCTCCgcggaaaaggagaaggagagcaAGCGCAGCGCACGCAAGGCGCGCCAGGCCGCGCAGGAAGAGGACGGCGGTGTGGCGCCGGCGGAGCATGATGCTGGTGGGCCAGGGGGCAACGAGGACGAGAAGCTCGAGCAGCTGTACGATCAGGTCGCATGGCCGCTCGGCAAGATCTATGGCCACCCCTACGATGCGTTCAAACTGGCTCTGAC CGAACCCAACACAGTCTTCGCACACCTCTCCCCGCCCCTCTCCCCATCAACCCTTCAAATCCTGCTCGCCACCATCGCGCGCCGCCTCACACCACAGCCCATCAAACTGCGTGCCGACATCGAGCTCACATGCTACACGCCCGCAGGGATCGACGCCATCAAGCGTGCGCTGCGCAAGGGCGAGAAGCAGAGCACAGACGCCGTGCCGATCAAAGCCAAACTCGTCGCGCCGCCGCTGTACGTCCTCAGCACGAACGCAACTGATAAG TATGCCGCGGTGGAGCGGCTGGAACGCGCTATCGAGTCTATCCAAGGCTCAATCGAGGCGCAGGGCGGAAGCCTGATTGTGAAGATGAAG CCCAAAGCCGTTTCCGAAACGGAAGAACACGATCTCGCGCAGCTCATGGCCAAAGCTGGCCAGGAGAACGCCGAGGTGTCGGGtgatgaggatgacgagGAGTAG